A stretch of Candidatus Bipolaricaulota bacterium DNA encodes these proteins:
- a CDS encoding cation-transporting P-type ATPase: MAKEKTWYDLSVQEIFEQIKTKKSGLEVGEAKARLKSKGFNKLSEERPLPELKLFFSQFKSVLILILLAAAGISALFSEWVDFGVILAAVFVNVLVGYIQESKAQRSLFELKKFLKLKAVVYRAGNRMEIESEEIVPGDILYLEAGNKVPADARLIEVNQLQTQEAILTGEAAPVIKTTQALVKKNLITGDQKNMVFMGTLIAQGTGLAVVVNTGMKTKVGQIADILQKTEEEMTPFQIQLRSFGRKIGLALISLVLIIFVFGLLSGRDFVEIFAVSVASAVSAIPEGLPVAMTVVLATGMQRILKKKALVRKLVSAETLGSTSVLCVDKTGTLTTGIMKVTTISTFSRDLKLDGHRLNEVEKFLFQAGVLCNNSAVIDPKKRMSQWKIIGSPTEKAIFFAAASSKLNVQLWQKKYARISEVPFSSKTKIMFTLNKLSSGSNRVFCKGAPEVVLKKCSHYQNARAERLTEDIRRQLTDKFVVFGKSGYRVLAAAYKDQEIGKNGISQNGNFVFLGYFIISDALRKDVKKTVKTIERAGIKIVMITGDHVLTATAIAKEIGLSVTEKSVMNGERLAKLSAANLKKEISSINVFARVSPVDKYKIVQAYQAVGEVVAMTGDGVNDAPALKAADIGIAVGAGSEITKQTADLILLNNNLATIVHAIKEGRVIFANIKKVVVYLLTDSFTEVVLLFGSLLFGLPLPLTAAQILWVNLVSDSFPAASLTQEKEEKGVMLEPPQKKTAKILDKEMTVIIFIIGILTDLVLFGLFLYLYNIAKIEIGHLRTFMFAALGLDTMFYIFSCRSLTQSILKIKLWSNKWLLVAVAFGTLMLAAPIYVPVTQNIFSFIPLNGFDWLMLVALSAIKVVGIEIAKYIFIRRNK, translated from the coding sequence ATGGCCAAAGAAAAAACTTGGTACGATTTATCCGTCCAAGAAATTTTCGAGCAAATAAAAACAAAAAAAAGCGGCCTTGAGGTCGGGGAAGCGAAAGCCAGATTGAAAAGCAAAGGATTTAACAAATTGTCGGAAGAGCGACCGTTGCCTGAGCTGAAATTGTTTTTTTCACAGTTTAAATCCGTGCTGATTTTAATTTTGCTCGCGGCCGCCGGGATTTCCGCGTTATTTTCCGAATGGGTGGATTTCGGCGTGATTTTGGCCGCGGTTTTCGTGAATGTTCTGGTTGGTTATATCCAAGAAAGCAAGGCTCAGCGATCGCTATTTGAATTGAAAAAGTTTTTGAAATTAAAAGCCGTGGTGTATCGAGCGGGGAACAGAATGGAAATAGAATCGGAAGAGATCGTGCCCGGAGATATTTTGTACCTTGAGGCGGGCAATAAAGTGCCGGCGGACGCCAGGTTGATAGAAGTCAATCAATTGCAAACGCAGGAGGCCATTTTAACAGGAGAGGCCGCGCCGGTGATTAAGACTACTCAGGCGCTGGTCAAGAAAAATTTAATTACCGGCGATCAAAAAAATATGGTTTTCATGGGCACTCTGATCGCTCAGGGCACAGGGTTGGCCGTGGTGGTCAATACCGGCATGAAAACCAAAGTCGGACAAATCGCCGATATTTTGCAAAAAACGGAAGAGGAAATGACGCCTTTTCAAATTCAGCTCAGATCCTTTGGCAGAAAAATAGGTTTGGCTTTGATTTCCTTGGTTTTGATAATTTTCGTGTTCGGGCTTTTATCCGGCAGGGATTTTGTTGAAATATTCGCCGTGTCCGTGGCTTCGGCGGTTTCCGCCATTCCGGAAGGCTTGCCCGTGGCCATGACCGTGGTTTTGGCCACGGGCATGCAGAGAATTTTAAAGAAAAAAGCTTTGGTCAGAAAACTGGTATCCGCGGAAACCTTGGGCAGCACTTCGGTTTTATGCGTTGATAAAACAGGCACTTTGACAACGGGCATCATGAAAGTGACGACCATCAGCACTTTTTCAAGAGATTTGAAGCTTGACGGTCATCGCTTGAATGAAGTTGAAAAATTTTTGTTTCAAGCAGGAGTCTTGTGCAATAATTCGGCGGTGATTGATCCGAAAAAAAGAATGAGTCAATGGAAAATTATCGGTTCTCCGACTGAAAAAGCCATTTTTTTCGCGGCCGCGTCGAGCAAACTGAATGTCCAGCTCTGGCAGAAAAAATATGCCAGAATTTCCGAAGTTCCTTTTTCTTCAAAAACCAAAATCATGTTCACTTTGAACAAACTTTCATCCGGTTCGAACAGAGTCTTTTGCAAGGGCGCGCCGGAAGTGGTTTTAAAAAAATGTTCGCATTATCAAAATGCTCGAGCCGAGCGGCTGACCGAAGACATTCGCCGTCAATTGACCGATAAATTCGTCGTGTTCGGTAAATCCGGTTATCGCGTTTTGGCCGCGGCGTACAAAGATCAGGAGATTGGGAAAAACGGCATTTCCCAAAATGGCAATTTTGTGTTTTTGGGTTATTTCATAATTTCCGACGCCTTGAGAAAAGACGTGAAAAAAACGGTGAAAACAATTGAGCGAGCCGGCATAAAAATAGTGATGATTACCGGAGATCACGTGCTGACCGCTACGGCCATCGCCAAGGAAATCGGACTCTCGGTTACTGAAAAAAGCGTGATGAACGGGGAGCGGCTGGCCAAGCTTTCCGCGGCTAATTTGAAAAAAGAAATATCAAGCATCAATGTTTTCGCCAGAGTCAGCCCTGTCGATAAATATAAAATAGTTCAAGCATACCAAGCTGTCGGAGAAGTGGTGGCCATGACGGGCGACGGCGTCAATGACGCGCCGGCTTTAAAGGCGGCGGATATCGGCATCGCGGTCGGCGCCGGTTCGGAAATTACCAAGCAAACCGCCGATCTGATTTTATTGAACAATAATTTGGCGACTATCGTCCATGCCATTAAAGAGGGCAGAGTCATTTTTGCCAATATAAAAAAAGTCGTGGTTTATTTGTTGACGGATTCTTTCACCGAGGTGGTGCTTCTTTTCGGCAGTTTGTTGTTCGGCTTGCCCTTGCCGCTGACCGCGGCGCAAATTTTATGGGTTAATTTGGTCAGTGACAGTTTCCCGGCGGCTTCCCTGACGCAAGAGAAAGAAGAAAAGGGCGTGATGCTAGAGCCGCCGCAGAAAAAAACCGCGAAGATTTTGGATAAAGAAATGACGGTAATTATTTTTATTATAGGAATTCTAACCGATCTGGTGTTGTTTGGATTGTTCCTGTATCTTTACAATATCGCCAAAATAGAAATCGGGCATTTGAGAACATTCATGTTTGCCGCGCTCGGCCTCGACACCATGTTTTACATTTTCAGTTGCCGCAGTTTGACGCAATCCATTTTGAAAATAAAGCTTTGGTCAAATAAATGGCTTTTGGTTGCGGTCGCTTTCGGGACGTTAATGCTCGCGGCTCCGATTTACGTTCCGGTGACTCAAAATATTTTCAGTTTCATTCCTTTGAACGGTTTTGATTGGCTAATGTTGGTGGCTTTGTCCGCGATAAAAGTTGTTGGTATAGAAATAGCCAAATATATTTTTATCAGAAGAAATAAATGA